A single region of the Candidatus Hydrogenedentota bacterium genome encodes:
- a CDS encoding Gfo/Idh/MocA family oxidoreductase gives MARKLRFVVVGLGMGIHHCRAMLNTKNAELAGVCDHDPERLQEAVREFDVKPYPRWRDVLRDSTIDAVSIVTESGTHADFGIEAANAGKHILMEKPVDVTPQRISKLERAAARTGIKCGCIFQARMDPCNAQLRKAVLAGKMGTVIGVHAQLPWLRLDSYFAGVHGVWRGTWRWDGGGSLMNQGIHTLDLMCWFAGPVQSVAGFYKVHNHAIEAEDQTVAILQFERGALGTLFTTTCAVPERAQRIYMFGTKGSFIRNAQLLESYEMGTSSERARMMARFGGKAKADSTAKDPMALSADGHTLLIEDLVRAIRTGTEPAIPLSSARHAVDVAVAVYKSGKIGRAIAVGEVLKRR, from the coding sequence GTGGCACGCAAACTTCGATTTGTCGTCGTCGGACTCGGCATGGGAATTCACCACTGCCGCGCTATGCTCAACACAAAGAACGCGGAACTCGCGGGCGTGTGCGACCACGATCCCGAACGCCTTCAGGAGGCCGTAAGGGAATTCGACGTGAAGCCCTATCCGCGTTGGCGCGACGTCTTGCGCGACTCGACGATCGACGCCGTAAGTATCGTTACGGAAAGCGGTACTCACGCCGATTTCGGCATCGAAGCCGCGAACGCGGGTAAGCACATACTCATGGAAAAACCCGTCGACGTGACCCCGCAACGCATTTCCAAGCTTGAGCGCGCCGCGGCCCGCACAGGCATCAAATGCGGATGCATCTTTCAGGCGCGCATGGACCCCTGTAACGCCCAACTGCGCAAGGCTGTTCTCGCGGGAAAGATGGGGACGGTTATCGGGGTGCACGCTCAGCTTCCCTGGCTGCGGCTTGACAGCTACTTTGCGGGCGTACATGGCGTCTGGCGCGGCACGTGGCGTTGGGATGGCGGAGGCAGCCTCATGAACCAGGGCATTCACACACTTGACCTCATGTGCTGGTTTGCCGGGCCCGTTCAGAGCGTCGCCGGGTTCTACAAGGTGCACAATCATGCCATCGAAGCCGAGGACCAGACGGTGGCGATACTCCAATTCGAAAGGGGCGCCCTGGGCACTCTGTTTACGACTACCTGCGCCGTGCCCGAGCGCGCCCAGCGCATTTACATGTTTGGCACCAAGGGGAGTTTCATCCGGAATGCGCAACTTCTAGAATCCTATGAAATGGGTACCTCCTCCGAACGCGCGCGCATGATGGCGCGCTTTGGCGGGAAGGCGAAAGCGGACTCTACAGCCAAGGACCCCATGGCGCTCAGCGCGGATGGGCATACCTTACTCATTGAGGATTTGGTCAGGGCCATCCGAACCGGTACGGAGCCTGCCATCCCCTTGTCGAGCGCACGCCATGCCGTGGACGTCGCGGTGGCCGTCTACAAGTCCGGCAAGATTGGCCGGGCGATTGCGGTCGGGGAAGTCCTTAAACGACGCTGA
- a CDS encoding PHP domain-containing protein — translation MALLIDLHLHTSRYSRCSVIPPERLIDQAVNAGLDGAVITEHHVQWSLDELEELRKASSHPGFLLLAGFEYTSRKGDLLIYGVDAQEVSRFEPCWPPEQAVALATELGGVCIAAHPTRAGLGFDTGIAQLQLAALEVRSVNLQPHEQRMAVKLAEAIGARQVACSDAHTIQDVGRFATEFDMVIRDITDLRTALTHGRFRVAEHRVSA, via the coding sequence TTGGCGCTGCTCATAGACCTGCACCTCCACACGAGCCGCTATTCCCGTTGCAGCGTCATTCCGCCCGAACGGCTAATCGACCAGGCCGTAAATGCCGGCTTGGATGGGGCCGTAATCACCGAGCATCATGTACAATGGAGCTTGGACGAGTTGGAAGAACTGCGAAAAGCATCCAGCCATCCGGGATTTCTGTTGCTGGCGGGATTCGAGTACACGTCCCGCAAGGGAGATCTGCTCATTTATGGCGTGGATGCCCAGGAGGTAAGCCGGTTCGAGCCGTGCTGGCCACCGGAGCAGGCCGTAGCGCTGGCAACCGAACTGGGTGGCGTGTGCATCGCGGCGCATCCGACGCGGGCCGGACTTGGTTTCGACACGGGTATCGCCCAATTGCAGTTGGCGGCACTTGAGGTGCGTAGCGTAAACCTGCAACCGCATGAGCAACGGATGGCGGTGAAATTGGCGGAAGCCATTGGAGCGAGACAAGTTGCGTGCAGCGACGCACACACCATCCAGGATGTCGGGCGTTTTGCGACCGAATTTGATATGGTTATACGGGACATAACGGATTTGCGTACTGCGTTGACGCATGGTAGATTTCGAGTGGCGGAACATCGCGTGTCCGCATAA
- a CDS encoding V-type ATP synthase subunit D: MGLDNVSPTRMNLLARKAQIKLAAGGVALLEGKREALLKELIARARELRALRKQLHTRGRAAVAAVAMARAVRGTPEVYSAGYAGRRAVQLSVKTEKVWGLRLGGIDQTNVVRTPQERGLGLLDTSSLIVEASESCEKMLEHLLVCAPKEQNLQIIGEEVRTVSRRINALTEYLLPKLREEMRMIARVLDEREREDTFRLKRIKKKMADMKAAEEEAGVSV; this comes from the coding sequence ATGGGCCTTGACAACGTATCCCCAACCCGAATGAACTTGCTGGCGCGTAAAGCCCAGATCAAGCTGGCAGCGGGCGGCGTGGCGTTGCTTGAGGGCAAGCGCGAGGCGCTGCTCAAGGAGCTGATTGCGCGGGCGCGCGAGTTGCGAGCGTTGCGCAAGCAGCTACATACCCGCGGACGCGCCGCAGTCGCCGCGGTAGCGATGGCGCGCGCCGTGCGCGGCACCCCGGAAGTCTATAGCGCGGGCTATGCGGGACGGCGCGCCGTTCAGTTGAGCGTCAAGACGGAAAAGGTGTGGGGCCTGCGTTTGGGCGGCATCGACCAGACCAACGTCGTGCGTACGCCCCAGGAAAGAGGCCTGGGCCTTCTGGACACCTCGTCGCTGATCGTCGAAGCTTCGGAATCGTGCGAAAAGATGCTGGAACACCTGTTGGTGTGCGCTCCTAAAGAGCAGAACCTGCAAATTATCGGCGAAGAAGTGCGCACGGTGAGCCGTCGTATCAACGCCCTGACCGAATACCTGTTGCCGAAGCTGCGCGAAGAAATGCGCATGATTGCGCGCGTGTTGGATGAACGCGAACGCGAGGATACGTTCCGGTTGAAGCGCATCAAGAAAAAGATGGCTGATATGAAGGCGGCGGAAGAAGAGGCGGGAGTGTCCGTATAA
- a CDS encoding MBL fold metallo-hydrolase has translation MSTVTFTAIGGGSEIGANSYAIAVDNQTILLDCGMHPKKEGLEALPEFGILRKSPEAVIVSHAHIDHCGAVPYLLKEHPSAFCYATQPTVNIMDRMLHNSVSVMTTMAIERGISEYPLYGHADVDYAIRRSYGLAYEQEFELGPSSPFRASLHHSGHVLGGACILLNAAGHTLFYTGDVCMSHQELMGGLTLLDESITVDTLIIESTRGTHENGHTISFEAEVERFGEEIRKVLERGGSVLVPSFALGRTQELLNIISRLQESGMVPDAPVYASGLGRAVYEVYNKYSHYLRPDKTLRPLCEYRRIGDVWERDVRRQLLDSPGIIVATSGMMIENTPSSLIAMEMAAHTHHGIFFVGYLDPDTLGYKLLRAEKGDRLTFELKGPQVPVRLENRQSFSFSAHATREDLCKLVDHVTPKNIIFVHGDADAISWMHENTASVFRKHVPAIGRPIELKD, from the coding sequence TTGAGTACGGTGACATTTACGGCGATCGGCGGCGGTTCGGAGATCGGCGCGAACAGCTACGCGATTGCGGTGGACAATCAAACGATTTTGCTTGATTGCGGCATGCATCCCAAGAAGGAAGGCTTGGAGGCATTGCCGGAGTTTGGCATTCTGCGGAAGTCCCCCGAAGCGGTCATCGTATCGCATGCCCATATCGATCACTGCGGTGCAGTGCCCTACCTTCTCAAAGAGCATCCGTCCGCTTTCTGCTATGCGACCCAACCGACGGTCAACATCATGGATCGCATGCTGCACAACAGCGTGTCGGTGATGACGACCATGGCAATCGAGCGGGGGATTTCGGAGTATCCGCTTTACGGACACGCAGACGTTGACTACGCGATTCGGCGCTCCTACGGGCTGGCCTACGAACAGGAATTCGAACTGGGTCCAAGCAGTCCGTTTCGAGCAAGCTTGCACCACTCCGGTCACGTACTGGGTGGCGCGTGCATCTTGTTGAATGCGGCGGGTCACACGCTCTTCTATACCGGCGACGTGTGCATGTCGCACCAGGAACTCATGGGCGGACTGACGCTGCTCGACGAATCCATCACCGTGGATACGTTGATTATCGAGAGCACGCGCGGGACGCATGAGAACGGGCATACGATTTCGTTCGAAGCCGAAGTTGAACGGTTCGGAGAGGAAATTCGAAAAGTCCTGGAACGTGGCGGTTCTGTATTGGTGCCGTCGTTCGCGCTGGGGCGCACCCAGGAATTGCTCAACATCATCTCGCGCTTGCAGGAGTCCGGAATGGTGCCCGACGCGCCGGTCTACGCATCGGGACTCGGACGAGCCGTATACGAAGTCTACAACAAGTATTCGCACTACCTGCGGCCCGACAAGACGCTGCGGCCGTTGTGCGAGTACCGGCGCATCGGCGACGTCTGGGAACGGGACGTGCGGCGTCAGTTGCTGGATAGTCCGGGCATCATCGTGGCAACGTCGGGCATGATGATCGAAAACACGCCCTCAAGCCTGATTGCAATGGAAATGGCGGCGCACACACACCACGGGATCTTCTTCGTGGGGTACTTGGACCCCGATACGCTAGGTTACAAATTGCTGCGCGCGGAAAAAGGCGACCGGCTTACCTTTGAGTTGAAAGGGCCTCAAGTGCCCGTGCGCCTCGAGAACAGGCAGAGTTTCAGTTTCAGCGCCCACGCGACGCGAGAGGATCTGTGCAAGCTGGTGGATCATGTCACGCCGAAGAACATCATCTTCGTGCATGGCGATGCCGATGCAATTTCCTGGATGCACGAAAACACGGCCAGCGTGTTTCGCAAACACGTACCCGCCATCGGCCGCCCCATCGAATTGAAGGATTAA
- a CDS encoding lysophospholipid acyltransferase family protein, whose translation MARSRNAVVEWFLTTAGIALSSLTRILPLSTCRVLGRLAGRMAYVLVPRVRKVTMENLTLAYGDTLSKKEKRRIALAAAENVGIVGAEFSRIQDLSNETIAEWVRIEGLEHLPRNQGALIIGAHLGNWEWMASVLSCLGFRMAEIVRPLDDPRMNRYVVKVRESRGVRTVPKTRAGKELIRLLKEGWVVGVLIDQAPRDSAVPVTFFGQPCWATIAPALVAARAKVPIVRLTFVRDTSGTYTLNLSPPIELTSFDEKKVDFAAISQQCQDLVEQAIRAHPEQWLWLHRRWKKRPRLEQEWAARMEKKGAADTSATAEAGCPTDESTGSQV comes from the coding sequence ATGGCCAGGAGTCGCAATGCGGTCGTAGAGTGGTTTCTCACGACCGCAGGGATCGCGCTTTCCAGCCTCACCCGCATCCTTCCCCTATCCACGTGCCGAGTATTGGGCCGATTGGCGGGCCGAATGGCCTATGTGCTGGTGCCGCGCGTGCGCAAGGTGACGATGGAAAACCTCACATTGGCATACGGCGACACGCTGTCGAAAAAAGAGAAGCGGCGCATTGCATTGGCGGCCGCGGAAAACGTGGGAATCGTCGGTGCGGAGTTCTCGCGCATACAGGATTTGTCGAATGAAACGATAGCGGAGTGGGTGCGGATAGAAGGACTGGAGCATCTCCCGCGTAACCAGGGCGCCCTCATCATTGGCGCACACCTGGGCAACTGGGAGTGGATGGCGTCCGTGCTCTCGTGTCTGGGCTTCAGGATGGCGGAAATTGTTCGCCCCTTGGACGATCCGCGCATGAACCGATATGTGGTAAAGGTGCGCGAATCGCGCGGCGTACGCACAGTGCCGAAGACTCGCGCAGGAAAAGAACTGATCCGCTTGTTGAAAGAAGGTTGGGTGGTCGGCGTGTTGATCGACCAAGCTCCGAGAGACAGCGCAGTCCCCGTGACGTTTTTCGGGCAGCCGTGTTGGGCCACGATTGCGCCTGCATTGGTTGCGGCGCGAGCAAAAGTGCCGATAGTCAGATTGACTTTCGTGCGCGATACTTCGGGAACGTACACGTTAAACCTATCCCCGCCAATCGAATTGACTTCCTTCGACGAAAAGAAGGTCGACTTCGCGGCGATTTCCCAGCAGTGCCAAGACCTGGTTGAGCAAGCGATTCGTGCGCACCCGGAGCAGTGGTTGTGGTTGCACCGCCGCTGGAAGAAACGACCCAGATTGGAGCAGGAGTGGGCCGCGCGGATGGAAAAGAAGGGGGCAGCAGATACCTCGGCGACAGCGGAGGCCGGCTGTCCCACTGATGAGAGCACCGGGAGCCAGGTCTGA
- a CDS encoding 2-oxo acid dehydrogenase subunit E2 — translation MFRDFNIAFAKKHIKLRRIRPLTFQRQGVAYVLSKSARLIPHAAGNIEIDITPVVEYGERRIKEIKASSGKLTPEQLTTMALHKNLSAFYLKTISHVIYHVPCLNGFLEWTPFRNGGIFYEAEDINLGFTVHTKRGVMTPGMRNAHHKDIFSIANEMRDLTRKARRTDMNELYRRCARKYLGLAARELDPSSFSIGFLYLKSMLWPEPIDPELLEVPVEQRLQPEEVVGFTSVVANIGSAVKGWQTVTVVPHPSVFMWGLGHTRILPRYINGQLMPRHCMNVCVSFDHRALDGGDIFPFADYMRDYVDHPEKIFEWKPGDPI, via the coding sequence ATGTTTCGAGATTTCAACATCGCGTTTGCCAAGAAACACATTAAACTGCGTCGCATTCGTCCCCTGACGTTTCAGAGGCAGGGGGTTGCCTACGTACTTTCCAAGTCCGCGCGCCTTATACCTCACGCCGCCGGAAACATCGAAATCGACATCACCCCCGTTGTGGAATATGGCGAACGCAGAATCAAGGAAATCAAAGCTTCCTCCGGTAAGCTGACCCCGGAACAGCTTACGACCATGGCCTTGCACAAGAACCTTTCCGCGTTCTACCTCAAGACCATTTCCCACGTGATATACCACGTGCCGTGTCTGAACGGGTTCCTTGAATGGACCCCGTTCCGCAACGGCGGCATTTTTTACGAGGCCGAGGACATCAACCTCGGATTCACCGTCCACACGAAACGCGGCGTCATGACCCCCGGCATGCGCAACGCGCACCATAAGGATATTTTCAGCATTGCGAACGAAATGCGCGACCTGACGCGCAAGGCCCGCCGCACCGACATGAACGAGCTTTACCGGCGGTGCGCGCGAAAGTATCTCGGCCTGGCCGCCAGGGAACTCGATCCGTCTTCGTTCAGTATTGGATTCCTCTACTTGAAATCGATGCTGTGGCCCGAACCCATCGATCCCGAGCTTCTGGAAGTCCCCGTCGAACAACGCCTCCAGCCGGAGGAAGTCGTCGGCTTTACGAGCGTCGTCGCCAATATCGGCAGTGCGGTCAAAGGGTGGCAAACGGTGACAGTCGTCCCCCATCCGTCCGTGTTCATGTGGGGCCTTGGTCATACGCGCATATTGCCAAGGTATATCAACGGGCAACTAATGCCTCGGCACTGCATGAATGTGTGCGTGTCCTTCGACCATCGCGCACTCGACGGTGGCGACATCTTCCCCTTCGCCGACTACATGCGCGATTACGTGGACCATCCGGAGAAGATCTTCGAATGGAAGCCCGGCGATCCGATCTAG
- a CDS encoding V-type ATP synthase subunit B, whose translation MLHKEFWDLNYISGPLVFLGNGDRFPTGAILDLVMEDGSSRQGQVLEASKKHAVVQVLQGTQGLDIKGVSVSLKKESARVGVAKDMIGRSFNGTGDPIDGLPPVIADKELDITGTAINPVSRDKPNDFIETGISTIDGFNTLVRGQKLPIFFGAGLPANEVANMIVQQSSTKGDSEEFVVVFGAMGLTEREVGYFLRSFQEGGQGSRVVSFINKASDPAIERIFTPRCALTVAEYLAFEHDYQVLVVLTDMTSYCEALRQISSAREEIPGRRGYPGYMYTDLSTIYERAGRIRGKKGSVTQVPMLTMPDDDMTHPIPDLTGYITEGQIVLSRGLHRQGVFPPVDLLPCLSRLMNNGIGEGRTRKDHRALANQLYSCYAQGCDVRKLMAIVGEDALSEMDKKYLRFANQFEARMIGQRETRRTIEETLGLGWELLGYLPKEELTRVSREFIEMYYPKNAEASA comes from the coding sequence CGTTTCCCGACCGGCGCCATCCTCGACTTGGTCATGGAAGACGGTTCGTCTCGCCAGGGCCAGGTGCTGGAAGCCAGCAAGAAGCATGCGGTCGTGCAGGTGCTGCAGGGAACGCAGGGCCTCGACATCAAAGGCGTCTCGGTGTCCTTGAAGAAGGAATCCGCGCGCGTTGGTGTGGCAAAAGACATGATTGGGCGTTCGTTCAACGGAACGGGCGATCCCATCGACGGTCTGCCCCCGGTGATCGCGGACAAGGAACTGGATATTACCGGTACGGCTATCAATCCCGTGTCGCGTGATAAACCAAACGATTTCATCGAAACGGGCATCTCGACCATCGACGGGTTCAATACGCTCGTGCGCGGCCAGAAGCTGCCGATCTTTTTCGGCGCCGGTCTGCCCGCAAACGAAGTCGCGAACATGATCGTGCAGCAGTCGTCGACGAAGGGCGACAGCGAAGAGTTCGTGGTGGTGTTCGGCGCGATGGGGTTGACCGAGCGCGAAGTGGGTTACTTCCTCCGGTCGTTCCAGGAAGGCGGACAAGGCTCCCGCGTGGTGTCGTTCATCAACAAGGCGAGCGACCCGGCCATCGAACGTATCTTCACGCCGCGTTGCGCACTGACCGTTGCGGAGTACCTGGCCTTCGAGCATGACTACCAGGTGTTGGTCGTGCTGACGGACATGACCAGCTACTGCGAAGCGTTGCGCCAGATTTCGAGCGCACGTGAAGAAATCCCCGGCCGCCGCGGTTATCCCGGTTACATGTACACCGACTTGTCGACGATCTACGAGCGCGCTGGGCGTATCCGCGGGAAAAAAGGCTCGGTGACGCAAGTACCGATGCTGACCATGCCGGACGACGACATGACGCACCCGATTCCCGACTTGACGGGGTACATCACCGAAGGGCAGATCGTGTTGTCGCGCGGACTGCACCGCCAGGGTGTGTTCCCGCCGGTCGACTTGCTGCCGTGCCTGTCGCGATTGATGAACAACGGTATCGGCGAAGGCCGCACGCGCAAGGATCACCGCGCGCTCGCGAACCAGCTCTATTCGTGCTACGCGCAGGGTTGCGACGTGCGCAAGCTGATGGCCATCGTCGGTGAAGACGCGTTGAGCGAAATGGATAAGAAGTATCTGCGGTTCGCGAACCAGTTCGAAGCGCGCATGATCGGCCAGCGGGAAACGCGGCGCACGATCGAAGAGACGCTTGGACTGGGCTGGGAACTGCTTGGATATCTTCCGAAAGAAGAACTCACGCGCGTGTCCCGCGAGTTCATCGAAATGTATTATCCGAAGAACGCGGAAGCGTCCGCCTGA
- the lepB gene encoding signal peptidase I, with translation MSASDPRDGAAAPVQPQQTASQEVKREVVEFVKTVAWFLLLFFLLKSYVIEGYEVQGPSMEPTLINQERILVLKFPHWLSQKSWFSGIDAIKPGDIVVFDSTDEAHKRYVKRVVAEGPKYDVGNTVIASKEGDSPGETVPVQIKTGQLFVNNRRVDETYLPREIGEPFQSTERDEVKLRAGEYYVLGDNRRISKDSRNFGPIDDRRVIGKAILRFWPLSKFGLLN, from the coding sequence GTGAGTGCAAGCGACCCTAGGGACGGGGCTGCTGCTCCGGTTCAGCCGCAACAGACGGCATCTCAGGAAGTGAAACGCGAGGTCGTCGAATTCGTCAAGACGGTCGCGTGGTTTTTGCTTCTCTTTTTTCTTCTCAAGAGCTATGTGATTGAAGGCTATGAAGTGCAAGGGCCTTCCATGGAACCTACGCTCATCAATCAAGAACGAATCCTCGTCTTGAAGTTTCCGCATTGGTTGAGTCAGAAGAGTTGGTTCAGCGGAATCGATGCGATCAAGCCCGGTGATATCGTCGTGTTCGACAGCACCGATGAGGCGCACAAGCGGTATGTGAAACGTGTAGTAGCCGAAGGCCCGAAATACGACGTCGGCAACACGGTCATCGCAAGCAAGGAAGGGGACAGCCCTGGCGAGACTGTGCCCGTCCAAATCAAGACAGGTCAGTTGTTTGTCAACAACCGGCGTGTGGATGAAACCTACCTGCCCAGAGAAATCGGCGAACCGTTTCAGTCGACCGAACGCGACGAGGTGAAGTTACGCGCTGGCGAATATTACGTTCTTGGCGATAACCGAAGAATCAGCAAAGATAGCCGTAACTTCGGGCCAATAGACGACCGGCGCGTCATCGGCAAAGCGATCCTGCGTTTTTGGCCTCTCAGCAAGTTCGGCCTCCTGAATTAG
- a CDS encoding PTS sugar transporter subunit IIA — MRLGELLHEDVVKLHLQASTKQEAIEELVDVLIDAHEIPFSMRSHILEVITEREDQASTGMEHGVAIPHGASDRIEDTIAALGISPEGIPFNSLDGVSARIVVLLITPRRNYQGQVATLGGIAHLFQNAKLREQLRAAPDTDSVLRVIRWEESKGGVPSM; from the coding sequence ATGCGCCTGGGCGAATTGCTTCACGAAGACGTCGTCAAGTTGCACCTGCAAGCGAGCACCAAGCAGGAAGCCATCGAGGAATTGGTGGACGTCTTGATTGACGCGCACGAGATTCCCTTCTCGATGCGGAGTCACATCCTTGAAGTGATCACCGAGCGCGAGGATCAAGCGAGCACGGGCATGGAGCACGGCGTCGCGATTCCGCACGGCGCGTCAGACCGCATTGAAGACACGATTGCCGCGCTGGGGATATCGCCCGAGGGCATCCCGTTCAACAGTCTGGATGGGGTGAGTGCGCGTATCGTGGTGCTGTTGATCACGCCTCGGCGCAACTACCAGGGGCAGGTGGCGACATTGGGGGGGATTGCCCACCTTTTCCAGAACGCGAAGTTGCGCGAGCAGTTGCGCGCTGCGCCCGACACCGATTCGGTGCTGCGGGTCATTCGTTGGGAAGAGAGCAAGGGCGGCGTGCCCAGCATGTGA